Genomic segment of Thermogemmatispora onikobensis:
CCTTATACAGTTCAAGCTCATCGGAGGCTTCTTTAAGAGATTGTTCCAGCGTATCAAGCTGCCTCTGACCCTCGGCGAGCTGCTGGCGCTGCTCAGCAAAGCGGGCCTCAAGCTCGCGAGCGATGGCCTCCTCCTGCTGGCGGCGGAAGTCGGCCATCTCCTGGCGAGTCTGTTCCTGAGCCTCCTGATAGGCTTGCTGGTGAGCTGCTTCGCGGATGGCGGCGAGCTGCTGCCGGACAGCGGGGAGCTGTTGCAGAAAGTCGCTGAACTCTTCCCAGTCGTCGATGACCTGCTCGCCAGCTTGCAATAGGGCTTTGGCGCGTGTGAGGGTATCTGGCAGCAATGGCAGATTGGTGGCTGGTGACTGGGTGCTGAAGGCATGCTTCAGCGCCTTGAGCACGCGCCGCACCTGGTCCACGTCGAGATCTTTGACCAGGGGCTGCTTGTGATAGGCCGTGAGCACCTGCTTGATAATGACACCTGGAGGAGACCAGTCCAGCTGCTCGGAGACGGCTGGCTCGATTGTCAGGAGGCGCAGCTCCTCGCCGTTGTCAAGCGGGAAGGTAAGAATCGCCTGCTCATCGTCGGGAAGCTTGCAGACGCCGACATACAGTGTTTGCTCCGTAAGGCCGTTGCTGTAGGCGAGAGGACGTAGCCGCTCGCCGTCTAGCTGGATGGGCCCATAGAGCTGGCCCCCATGCTGGATATAGATGGTTTTCGTATAGCATGGCCTGGTGAAAGGTTCGCTCAGTCTGGCAAGGAGCCGCTCCCGTGGGATCGTGCTCCAGTCGAGGACTTGAGCCAGTCCCTCGGGCGAGGGCCAGGGGGAACCAGCGATACGGTAATAGGCGTAGGTCGGGGAGTCTTTGAGGTCCTCGCGACCCTGGGCCGGTTCAACGCGAAAGCTGTAGAGCAGCTCGGGTCTCCATCCACTCGGCCCACGTGGCCAGGCGACCTTACCGGTATTGGGGAAGAAGTGTTTGCGAGCCTCCCAGACCAGTGCTTCCCAGACCTTCATTTCACTACCTAAAAATGCAAGAGGTGTTATAAAAGATAAATTTTCCTTTATATCGTCTTTCCTAATAATTCCGATCCAATAGTATCTTTCTGTATCCGACATGGCCGAGACCTTTCCATAGGGACAGGGGGAGCGTACAGAACACTGACTATGGCACTCGCTCTATGGTATCAGCTTCCCCGAGAAGAGTGCTATGAGGCGGTTCACTACCCAGGGAGGCAGATGCGAGGTCAGGAGGCGCCGCAGCGCCAGGGCCAGCGGCGGATCATCCTGGCGGGCAGTCTGCTCCAGAGAGCGCAACTGCTGCTGCAGAGCAGCCGGAAGCCCTGGCGTATGGGCAAGCTCAGCCGTTGGCAGGGTGGTGAGACAATGGCCCAGCCAGAGCAACTGCGCGCGTTGGGCAGTACTGAGCCGTAGTGGTGCAGCGACCGGTCTGGGGGCAGGCTCTAGAGAGATCTCCAGGCAGCCCAGGGCCCCCCCGTCGAGGACCAAGCGGGCCTGGCTGGCCCTGGCGAGCGCTGGCCAGATCTGCTGTCGCCAGAGGTCTGTCAGCTTCTCGCCTGTGGTCACTGGGGAGAAAGCACGATCCTGGTGCCAGGGGGCCTCTGCAGTGCACCAGCGCCAGGAGACGCTGACCGGCAGGCCCGGCGGGGCCAGTTCCCATACCAGTGTGGCCCCTTCCTCTGCGCTCTTCAGCACCAGGCGGCCTGGCTCCGTGGCTCCCGCTGCCGCCTCTGCCGTCGGGCTGAACGCGGTGAACTCCTGCCGGGCACCACCCTGGGTCACCGCTGTGCAGCGCAAGCCTGCCAGCCATTCCGGCGGCAAGAGATCGGTCCCGGCCTCCCCAGCGCAAGGATCAAGAGTGAAGGCCAGGCGACCCGACTGCCTCTCCTGCCAGAGCTGATAGCTCCCTGGCGCCAGACCGTCCACGGCCACGTAAACCATGCTGGTCTCCGTGGGCAGCAAAAACCGTTGCTCCACAGGCGGACCCCCACCCTCTTGTCTCAGACGCAGATCCAGGGTCAGGGCGCCAGCTCGCCCAGACTGAGAAGAGAGCAAGTCGGTGGGTGGTCTGCAGCCCACAAGCACTTGCGAGCGCGATCCCAGCACGGGTGGTCTCTCCTTCGGGAGCAGCAGGGGCGGACTGAGCAGCAGCAGCGACCAGCTCGACTGCTGCCCCTTCAGTTCGCTGTAGTTCAGCCAGCGCTCAAGCCGGGCCTCAGCGTCCTTCGTGGCCAGGGTCGAAGAAGTCAGCTCCAGTTCCCATAACTGCCAGTCGGAGCAAGGTGGGCCGATCTGACGCTGCAGACCTGGCCAGTCCTCAAGCAGTCCCTGCTCAACAGTAAGCTCGCTGCGCACCAGCCAGTAGAGGCGCCTCCCACGATAGAGCCTCACGCTCTCGCCGCGACGCAGGCGCCGGGGCAGCTTCTCATCTTCCTCCTCGTCCTCACAAAAGAGTGTTCCCTGCCAGTCGGCTGCGAGACCGGGTGTTGGGGGGACTGTCTGCAGGCAATGGCACCCATCGGCGAGCTGACAGCAAAGCTCATATGCGCTGTCCTGTGGGGGCACCGGTAGCAGGGGTGAAAATGCCAGCTCCCTGAGTGATCGCCCCCTGGTTAGCTCTGGCGAGCCAGCCAGCAGACGAGCGTCAGCCGCCGGGCCAGCGAGCTGCTGCAGCTCCTGCCACGTCTCCTCACCCAGGGCAGAGAGATCAAGAGCGAGCTGCCAGCGCTCCTTGTGGTCGTCTGTTGCCACCATCAGCAGCAGAGGAAGCCCGGCGGGGATCTCTTCTTGACCTTCGTTGCGCTCGTCGTCGTCATCGTCCTGCCTGGGACTGCCTGGTGGACTGGCCGCGGGCGAGAGCGAGAGACCTTTTCTGTAGAGACAGCCGATATCTCGCAGCTTGCGAAATGTCCCCAGCGAAAGAGAAACGCCCTCATCGCTCTGTCTACCGGGGCGAGGGGGCCGAATACCCCACTTGGCCAGCCGCAAAAGGCCCTCTGGCGTGATCTGAAAGGTGCCCTGGCTCTTGCCCGCGACAATATAGTAGTGGCTCCCGTCCTTCGTCTGAAAAAGCTTGGCCATCGACCTTCCCCCAGGGGCCTGCTATCTTGATGCCGACTGCTTGCCAGAAGGAGAGACAGGACCCCAGCCGCTGGATCTTGCTCAACCGGGAAGAGGGTAAGGCGGCCTGCTCTGGCCTGGCGACAAAACCGACTTTGGAAGATGAGTCCCCGGTGATCACAGGCGCCTGCCTTCCCCGGCGTAGCCCCATCGATGAGAGTTACTATACTCCAAAGAAAGGGCCGCAATCAAGAGAAACACTCTTCTCTTCGCTGTAAAACCCTTGCTGAAGCGCTTCCCTATGGCCGGGCCGATGGCTGGTGCTGGTAGGCCGATGGTCCAATGATTGGCTGGCTGATGAGAAGCTGGCAGGATGTGCCAATCAGTCTGATCTCATGAAGAGAGGATCAACGGGGGAGTTGTTTTGGCCGGCGATCCTTGCTTGGCTTTCCATCAAGTCACGCCATGCCGGCAAAGCGGCGGACAGGAGCGGAGCCTGTTCCCCTCCTGTCCAACTGTCTACTCAGCGCTGGCCAGCGGCCAGCCAGCGCTGTCTCACTGTGGCCTGTCGCTCGTAGGGCGAGTCGTCTCAGCCGTCAGCCAGCGCAGATAGCCCTCGCTGCCAGCGGCGAGCGGCAGAGCGATAATCTCCGGCTCCTCGTAAGAATGGGCTGCCCGGATGGCCTGCTCGACAGCGCTGTAGAGATCGGCGCGCGTCTTGGCGCTACAGAGCCATTCCTGGGCCTGCTCGATTGCTCCCTGCCACCAGTAGACGCTCTGGATAGGACCGGAGATCTGCACACAGGCGGCCAGGCGCTGCTCGACGAGCTGCTGAGCGATCCGGCGTGCGCCCTCCTCCGAATCGATCGTTGTGCGCACCTCAAGAAACTCTGCCATTGTCTGCATGATCCTTCCTTCACTCTGGGCTAGGCAACGGCTTGAAGAAATCACGGGCCAGCCACTGGATCTGTGGCTTGTGCTGCCAGGAGCGCGGCGCCCGCTGAAAGACTTCGAGCACCTCATTATAGCGTTTCTGGCTGTGCAGCGTCAGGGCCAACTCGGCCCCCTGGCGTACGTAGCGGGCGAAGAGGTCCAGCTCACCGATCAGGCGAGCGGCATCGGCCTGATAAATGATGGACTCGTTGCTGGCGCGCTCTGAGATCGAGGGTGTGGCAAGACTCAGCTCAATGGCCTGCCAGCTGCGCAGCTCGCGCGCCTGAGCAGCTGATTGGCCTTCTTAGGTGAAGGTGCTTCTCTGACCCCGTCGCTCATCGCTGCTCTCACTTTCAGTTTACTCAGAGAGAGACCATCTTTCAAGGGTATTTCGTGCAGAAGATGGAGGAATCTGGCTGGCCCCCTGTTGGCCCCTGCCCTGTATGCTCCTGGCCCCGTTGCTGCTCCTGTGCTGGCTCCTTGCTGGCGGTTCCTGGCGTGCCAGGGGTGTGCTATGCTTAGAGCGAGATGCGACCATCTTGTATATAAATTATATGCTGAGCATATTGAATGTCAATATATAAGCAGGAGGTTGCACATGGTGACACTAGATGTCTGGTTGCTCTGTACGATTGCCCTGCTCTGTCTGCTGTGTGGGCTGATCATAGGTGTCTGGCTGGCGCGTCCGTCCCTCTCCTATCGAAGGCCCTAGATCGACGCAAAGCGGGGAGATAGAGCGATAGGACTGGAGAGAAGAGGAAGCTAAGGGGCCTTCTCTGCCTCCCTGGCTGAGAGGAAAGCGTATGGTAATAATGTGACTGCTTGGCTCTCAGGAGAAGCGCGCAGAGCGGGGTCTTGTCTCTCCTCCGAGAAAGCAAGCCAATGGCAGAGACAAGACCCTGCTCTCTACGATAGCCCTGATGTCTCCAACCAGCGCAGTTCACGCCCGATGAGCAGCTCCATCTGCTGCGTGTGATGGGTTGTACGCATAGGCACGGCGGCCAGAGTCAGGCTGTAGCGTCTGGCCAGTGCGCGTACCTCTGGTGTGTCGTCGTACGTGACCAGAAAATCGCCCGCGAGGCAGCTCACCAGCGCAAACAGCGCCTCGTGATCCAGCTCAGAGTAGCGGTAGAGCCGGCGCCCGGCCTTTTTGCCGGTGAGTGTGTAGGGGGGATCAATAAAGCTGACCACGTCATGGCGTCCCTGATACTGGCGGAGCTGCTCCAGGCCATCGCCGTGGATGAACGCAAGGCGTGGACTCAGGCGGGCGATCTCCTCGATGCGCCGCCGCAAGGTTGCTGGATACCAGCGCGAGCGTAGGCCGCGTCCATCTTCGCCATGCTTGAGAAGACCGGCGCCGGGGGCCAGAATACCGCCGTGGCTGACGCGGTTGCGAAGCAAGGTCTGAAAGGCATGCTCGGCGAGAGAAAGGGTCTGGCGCGGGCGTGTGAGCCAGTCCTCTACTTCTGCGGGTGTCAGCTCAAAGGATTGGAGGAGCTGTAGTAGCTGGGCGCATGGCTCCTCTTGCAAGAGAGTCTGCCAGACGGCGGCCACGTCCTCGTCCAGCTCTACCATCAGGGCCTGCTCTACCAGTCCCTCAGCGACGGCGGTCAGACTGACGCTGCCGCCGCCAGCGAAGGGTTCTAGTAGCACAGTCGGACGGGCTGGTGACAAGCCGCGGCTCGCTCTGCCCTTGGCGGAGAGCCAGCGGCGTATGTAAGGGACGAGCCAGGTCTTGCCGCCCGGATAGCGAAAGGGACTGCGCTGGGGCACGCTGGCTACATTAACAGGCTCTGGGAAATCCTTTCCTTGAAGGGGGGCAGTACCGCTGGCATGGCTTGCCATTTCGCCATCGCCAAAGAGCGGAGCCATCAGAGAAAATGCTTGTTCTTTTGAACCCACTCAATCCTCCTCCCACTCAAGAAGCTCTAAAGTCTGGAAAGTGACTGCCTGGACCGGGTGATCCAGGCAGTCCGGTGTCACAACAAGCAGGAAACCCAGGGCGTGAGGGTGTGAGTGAGGTGGTAACGATCTGCTACTGCTGCTACAGCTTTTCCCATTGCTTGAGAGCCACTAGGCCCCGGCCCGGGGGCCACGCGCAGGCCGCTCGGATTTAGCCCGCATCTGGGCCTCATGTTGGGCGATCACCGTGGCCGTACTGCTCGGATACGTCACACGGAAACCGTCGTAGTTGGGATAGAGCGTGCCATCATCCTGCAGGCCCGTCAGAATCCAGAACTGATCACCATTGCCGTTCAACCGATAGACCTGGTCGGTCCACTGGCGATAGATATCATCGCGCGTCGTCAGATCCAGCCAGCCATATTCCTCCAGGACCACTGGCTTGCCCAGCGCATGGCCATCGCGAATATGATCGGCGATCCACTGCAGCGACCAGGCATTGTCTTTGCCCCAGTAGTCCGGGTATAAGTGCAGCGTCCCGTAGTCAACCGTGGGCAGAGCCACCAGGCGCTTCCAGTCCACGCCCTGACTCCCGTTGTAAGCCCAGTCGGCGTTTCCCGGCTCGTTGTACCAGCCTTCGTCACCGACCGCCACCAGATGGAGGCCATCCATACTCTTGATGAAGGCGCTCATTTCATGAACCCAGGCCGTCAGGGTCTGGCCGCTGGGGTCCGACTGACAGCGCGGCTCGTTGGCCAGTTCCCAGGTCATAATGGTTGGGTCGAGATAGAGCGGTTTGCCTGTGTAACGGTTCACGCGATGGATGAAATGACGCACGTAAGCCTTGTAGGCAGCCTTAATCTGAGGATTCGTGTAGAAGTCATCATGACTGCTGGCTCCGAACCAGGCCACATACTGGTTCATACCGCCGAAGTCGTCCCAGTTGTTGACCAGGGGGACCACCAGCTTGATGCCCAGCTGACCAGCACGCCAGACCGTGTAGTCGAAACGCTCGTAGCCGTCTTCAGGATAGACGCCCGGCTCAGGCTGCATGACAAAGCCATTGTGCGGCTGCCCGTCGAGAAAACCCCAAATGCGTAAGACCGGCAGGCCCAGCGCGGCAACATCCTTGAGGACATCGTCGATCATAAAGTGGGATTGATAATGCATATAATAATTGTTGGTGCCAGCAAAATAGAAAGGCTTGCCGTCCAGGATGAAGAACGGCCCGCGCCGGCTGATGAAGCTGCTGCGTTGCTGCCGCAAGCTGGCCGCCGTGAAACGAGGAGATGATGCCGCATCGGCACTGGGGCGCGCAAATGCCGTTCCCGCACCAAAGCCACGACCCGCCGCCCAAAGGCTCAGACCAGCGGCGGCTACGGCTCCAAGAAAGGCCCTCCTGCTCGCTTGCGGTTGCGGGGTCTCAGCATGTTGTGCATCCTGCATAGGCTCTGCTCCTTCCTGGATGAATGGCTGCGCTCCAGTGAGTTTCAATGAACGATGCAAATTTTTCAATGAACCGTTACACGGAAGAATGGTACCATCTTACCAACCATTCTGTCAATAGGTGCCCCTTCTAATGGTTGAGAATCGTCATGCCGCCCACGGCTGGCCTGTAGATTGACAGATATCAATGTAGATGTTATCTTTTTCGTGAACGTTTCACATCCTTGGAGGGATCGGCGTTGGCAAACACTGTCACCTTGAGAGACATCGCGAGGGAGGCGGGGGTTTCAGTTGGCACCGTTTCGCGAGTCCTCAACAACCACGGCAACGTCACCGCGGAGACGCGCCAGCGTGTGCTGCGTGCGGCCTCGCGGCTTGGCTACTTTGGGAGTGGGAGGCAAGGGGTGGGAGAAGAAGAGCGTCCTGTTGAGGGGCGCATTGTCAGAGAGATCGGCTTTCTCTTCTGCTCCTTTCTGCCCAAGACCAGCGTTCCCACCAATCCATTCTGGTCGCACATCCTGCACGGCGTCGAGAGCGAGGCGCGGCGGGCCAACGTCAAAGTGACCTATCGCGCCATTAGCGAGATCCAGGCGGACCCTGATCGTCTGCTGACCACCATCTACGATATGCGTCTCGGCGGCATTCTGCTGGTAGGGCCTGCCGAGGCCGTCACGGTGCAGGCCATTCAGCAGACGGGCACGCCGCTAGTCCTCGTTGACAACTATGTTCCCCAAACAGATGCTGTCTTGGGGAATAACCTGGATGGTGCGCGCCAGGCCGTTGAGTACCTGATCAGTCTGGGCCATCGCCGCATTGCCTTCATGGGTGGACCCTTGATGACGGAGGCCAGTGACGAGCGGGAGCAGCCAGGAGAAGAAGGGGGGCCACGACTGCCAAGGAACCGCGTCTATACGATTGAGCGCCGTGCCCAGGGGTATCGTCTGGCCCTGCTGGAGGCCGGCCTGCCCATTCTGCCAGAGCTTTACGAGGATGGTGGCCTCTCGATGGAAGGGGGGTATCTGGCCTGCAGGCGGCTGCTGGAACGCGGCGAGCAGTTCAGTGCCCTTTTCTGTGCCAACGATGAGATGGCCGTAGGAGCGATGAAAGCTCTGCGTGAGGCCGGGTTGCGTCTGCCCGAGGACGTCTCGCTGGTGGGCTTCGACGACATCGATATGGTGGAGCACCTGACTCCGGCCCTGAC
This window contains:
- the cutA gene encoding divalent-cation tolerance protein CutA, giving the protein MQTMAEFLEVRTTIDSEEGARRIAQQLVEQRLAACVQISGPIQSVYWWQGAIEQAQEWLCSAKTRADLYSAVEQAIRAAHSYEEPEIIALPLAAGSEGYLRWLTAETTRPTSDRPQ
- a CDS encoding DNA adenine methylase, whose translation is MGSKEQAFSLMAPLFGDGEMASHASGTAPLQGKDFPEPVNVASVPQRSPFRYPGGKTWLVPYIRRWLSAKGRASRGLSPARPTVLLEPFAGGGSVSLTAVAEGLVEQALMVELDEDVAAVWQTLLQEEPCAQLLQLLQSFELTPAEVEDWLTRPRQTLSLAEHAFQTLLRNRVSHGGILAPGAGLLKHGEDGRGLRSRWYPATLRRRIEEIARLSPRLAFIHGDGLEQLRQYQGRHDVVSFIDPPYTLTGKKAGRRLYRYSELDHEALFALVSCLAGDFLVTYDDTPEVRALARRYSLTLAAVPMRTTHHTQQMELLIGRELRWLETSGLS
- a CDS encoding glycoside hydrolase 5 family protein; this encodes MQDAQHAETPQPQASRRAFLGAVAAAGLSLWAAGRGFGAGTAFARPSADAASSPRFTAASLRQQRSSFISRRGPFFILDGKPFYFAGTNNYYMHYQSHFMIDDVLKDVAALGLPVLRIWGFLDGQPHNGFVMQPEPGVYPEDGYERFDYTVWRAGQLGIKLVVPLVNNWDDFGGMNQYVAWFGASSHDDFYTNPQIKAAYKAYVRHFIHRVNRYTGKPLYLDPTIMTWELANEPRCQSDPSGQTLTAWVHEMSAFIKSMDGLHLVAVGDEGWYNEPGNADWAYNGSQGVDWKRLVALPTVDYGTLHLYPDYWGKDNAWSLQWIADHIRDGHALGKPVVLEEYGWLDLTTRDDIYRQWTDQVYRLNGNGDQFWILTGLQDDGTLYPNYDGFRVTYPSSTATVIAQHEAQMRAKSERPARGPRAGA
- a CDS encoding LacI family DNA-binding transcriptional regulator; protein product: MANTVTLRDIAREAGVSVGTVSRVLNNHGNVTAETRQRVLRAASRLGYFGSGRQGVGEEERPVEGRIVREIGFLFCSFLPKTSVPTNPFWSHILHGVESEARRANVKVTYRAISEIQADPDRLLTTIYDMRLGGILLVGPAEAVTVQAIQQTGTPLVLVDNYVPQTDAVLGNNLDGARQAVEYLISLGHRRIAFMGGPLMTEASDEREQPGEEGGPRLPRNRVYTIERRAQGYRLALLEAGLPILPELYEDGGLSMEGGYLACRRLLERGEQFSALFCANDEMAVGAMKALREAGLRLPEDVSLVGFDDIDMVEHLTPALTTVRVNKEALGMVALRRLLALISHPDPVHVVSMLDVELVQRESACAPPPASARH